A stretch of Geomonas oryzisoli DNA encodes these proteins:
- a CDS encoding lysophospholipid acyltransferase family protein translates to MQQLFWRLQAALFYSLTLAGALIPAAALQRLGRMVGSVLWSLLPGRRVIVMDNLKRALPYLNGHPLWCLGGDQATSIASENYANLGMSLIEICQLYHGRGDHLIAGIELRGLEHYETARSKGKGIICFSGHCGNWELMALAFSRLFGDGVVVARRQNNPFFNDMVERMRMGYRSRVIYKKGAFKGILSALRSGELVGILADQAAGPEDGVLVTMLGRRAWATKAPVLIARKSGAPLLPVFIHREGARHVITFYPEHRFSGDMSDHGIQKETQALSRYVENFVAAHPTQWYWMHRRWKRAGEASA, encoded by the coding sequence ATGCAACAACTATTCTGGAGGTTGCAGGCTGCGCTGTTCTACAGCCTCACCCTGGCAGGGGCCCTGATCCCCGCCGCCGCTTTGCAAAGACTCGGACGCATGGTGGGATCCGTTCTCTGGAGCCTTCTCCCGGGCCGACGGGTCATCGTCATGGACAACCTGAAGCGCGCCCTCCCCTACCTGAACGGCCACCCCCTCTGGTGCCTCGGCGGCGACCAAGCGACGTCGATCGCCTCCGAGAACTACGCCAACCTCGGCATGTCACTCATTGAAATCTGCCAGTTGTATCACGGCCGCGGCGACCACCTCATCGCCGGCATCGAGTTGCGCGGCCTGGAACACTACGAGACGGCGCGTTCCAAGGGAAAAGGGATCATCTGTTTCAGCGGGCACTGCGGCAACTGGGAACTGATGGCGCTCGCCTTCAGCCGCCTGTTCGGCGACGGAGTCGTGGTGGCCAGGCGCCAGAACAACCCTTTCTTCAACGACATGGTGGAGCGGATGCGCATGGGCTATCGAAGCCGCGTGATCTACAAGAAGGGGGCGTTCAAAGGTATCTTGTCGGCGCTGAGGTCGGGAGAACTGGTCGGCATCCTGGCGGACCAGGCCGCCGGCCCGGAGGACGGCGTACTGGTCACCATGCTGGGACGCAGAGCCTGGGCGACCAAGGCACCGGTGCTTATTGCCCGCAAAAGCGGCGCGCCGCTTCTCCCCGTATTCATCCACCGGGAGGGCGCACGCCACGTCATCACCTTCTACCCCGAGCACCGCTTCAGCGGCGACATGAGCGACCACGGCATTCAGAAGGAGACCCAGGCGCTGTCGCGCTACGTGGAGAACTTCGTGGCAGCCCATCCCACCCAGTGGTATTGGATGCACCGGCGCTGGAAGCGGGCCGGCGAAGCAAGCGCCTAA
- the lysA gene encoding diaminopimelate decarboxylase has protein sequence MPMSASFKDRLFPRIPAIQQQFQTPFHIYDEAGIRETGATLIKAFSGIPGFREFFAVKALPNREILKLMKEMGFGFDCSSIPELIQARELGAKPEDIMFTSNNTSQEEFEFAAKDGGCILNLDDISLIDKVPVFPELICFRYNPGPRRTGNVIIGNPEEAKYGVSHEQVVEAYRRAQARGAKRFGLHTMVASNELDYTYIVETARMVLEVAEEVEAALGIQFEFVNIGGGFGIPYRPEQKALDLPTMSKEITAIFDGFRARHGHAPAMYMESGRFMTGPHGALVATAINSKDTYRKYIGLDACMSSLMRPALYGSYHHIDVLGKEGVEASEVYDVVGSLCENNDKFAIQRELPPIEDGDLVVIHDSGAHGHAMGFQYNGRLRPKELMLRADGRVELIRRAETVEDYFATYNFEPSVLKP, from the coding sequence ATGCCGATGTCCGCTTCTTTCAAAGATCGTCTGTTTCCCCGGATCCCCGCCATCCAGCAGCAGTTCCAGACCCCGTTCCACATCTACGACGAGGCGGGCATCAGGGAGACCGGCGCCACCCTCATCAAGGCCTTCTCCGGCATCCCCGGCTTCCGCGAGTTCTTCGCGGTCAAAGCGCTCCCCAACCGCGAGATCCTGAAGCTCATGAAGGAGATGGGCTTCGGCTTCGACTGCAGCTCCATTCCCGAGCTGATCCAGGCCCGCGAGCTGGGCGCCAAGCCGGAAGACATCATGTTCACCTCCAACAACACCAGCCAGGAGGAGTTCGAGTTCGCCGCCAAGGACGGCGGCTGCATCCTGAATCTCGACGACATCTCGCTGATCGACAAGGTGCCGGTCTTCCCGGAACTGATCTGCTTCCGCTACAACCCCGGCCCGCGCCGCACCGGCAACGTGATCATCGGCAACCCGGAAGAGGCGAAGTACGGCGTCTCCCACGAGCAGGTGGTCGAGGCGTACAGAAGGGCACAGGCACGCGGCGCCAAGCGCTTCGGCCTGCACACCATGGTCGCCTCCAACGAGTTGGATTACACCTACATAGTGGAGACCGCCCGCATGGTGCTCGAGGTGGCCGAGGAAGTCGAAGCGGCACTCGGGATCCAGTTCGAGTTCGTCAACATCGGCGGCGGCTTCGGCATCCCCTACCGCCCGGAGCAAAAGGCACTCGACCTCCCCACCATGTCCAAGGAGATCACCGCGATTTTCGACGGCTTCCGCGCCCGTCACGGCCACGCCCCCGCCATGTACATGGAGAGCGGCCGTTTCATGACCGGCCCGCACGGCGCCCTGGTGGCCACCGCCATCAACAGCAAGGACACCTACCGGAAATACATCGGCCTGGACGCCTGCATGTCCTCGCTGATGCGCCCGGCGCTGTACGGCTCCTACCACCACATCGACGTCCTGGGCAAGGAAGGCGTTGAGGCGAGCGAAGTGTACGACGTGGTCGGCTCGCTGTGCGAGAACAACGACAAGTTCGCCATCCAGCGCGAACTCCCCCCCATCGAGGACGGCGACCTGGTGGTGATCCACGACTCCGGCGCCCACGGCCACGCCATGGGCTTCCAGTACAACGGCAGACTGCGCCCCAAGGAGCTCATGCTGCGCGCCGACGGCCGGGTGGAGTTGATCCGCCGCGCCGAGACCGTCGAGGACTACTTCGCCACTTACAACTTCGAGCCCTCCGTGCTGAAGCCGTAA
- the metE gene encoding 5-methyltetrahydropteroyltriglutamate--homocysteine S-methyltransferase yields MPVLATVLGHPRIGIARELKKALEAYWSGATPAESLLATAQEIRTRHWSMMKQAGLDQIPCNDFSLYDHMLDMAVTVGGIPARFEKIANPLNRYFAMARGVQDRGAGIDLSPLEMTKWFDTNYHYIVPELRPDQTFVLDPTKIIAELAEAQALGMAPRPVLPGPVTFLKLSKYAEDVEGVDTLELLPRLLPVYEELLALLAGHGVTSVQLDEPCLCFDLDPASTQAYRTALTRLAGTAKRPALLVATYFGSIGDNLALVTESGCEALHLDLVRAPSDLDSVLAALPAGMKLSLGIIDGRNIWRADLEQAHRMVRRAVATLGAERVMIATSCSLLHVPVDLDAETRLDAELKNWMAFAAQKVAEVCLLADAAEQEEPQGAPFEQASAALARRRAAAAADNPAVRHRAGQVTEAMSRRSAPFAERSAKQKRRFDLPLLPTTTIGSFPQSREVREARSRWRSGALDSEGYQDFMRTEIGRCIEKQENLGLDVLVHGEFERTDMVEYFGEQLDGFAFTQNGWVQSYGSRCVKPPVLYGDVARPRPMTVEWSTFAQSLSKRPVKGMLTGPVTILQWSFVRNDQPRSETCRQIALALRDEVADLEQAGIAMIQVDEPAIREGLPLRRRDWPEYLAWAVAAFCLSTAGVSDETQIHTHMCYSEFGDILPSIVAMDADVLSIESSRSRMELLSHFRLHGYPNDVGPGIYDIHSPRVPTVEEMTTLLELAAEVLPAERLWVNPDCGLKTRGWPEIEASLGNMVQAAREIRRRLTSG; encoded by the coding sequence ATGCCAGTTCTTGCCACTGTACTAGGCCACCCCCGAATCGGTATCGCAAGGGAGTTGAAGAAGGCGCTCGAAGCCTACTGGAGCGGAGCGACCCCGGCGGAGTCGCTCCTGGCCACTGCGCAGGAGATCCGTACCCGGCACTGGTCGATGATGAAACAGGCGGGGCTTGATCAGATCCCATGCAACGACTTCTCTCTCTATGACCATATGCTGGACATGGCCGTGACGGTCGGGGGCATACCGGCCCGGTTCGAGAAGATCGCCAATCCGCTCAACCGCTACTTCGCCATGGCCCGCGGCGTCCAGGACCGCGGTGCCGGCATAGACCTCTCCCCATTGGAAATGACCAAGTGGTTCGACACCAACTACCACTACATCGTGCCGGAACTGAGGCCGGATCAGACCTTCGTCCTGGACCCCACCAAGATAATTGCGGAACTCGCCGAGGCACAGGCACTGGGCATGGCGCCTCGTCCGGTACTCCCCGGCCCGGTCACCTTCCTGAAGCTGTCCAAGTACGCCGAAGACGTCGAAGGGGTGGACACACTGGAACTGTTGCCGCGCCTGCTCCCGGTCTACGAGGAATTGCTGGCGCTGCTCGCCGGCCACGGCGTCACTTCGGTCCAGCTCGACGAGCCCTGCCTCTGCTTCGATCTCGACCCGGCCAGTACGCAGGCGTACCGCACCGCCCTCACGCGGCTGGCCGGCACCGCGAAACGTCCCGCCCTGCTGGTCGCCACCTACTTCGGCTCCATCGGCGACAACCTGGCGCTGGTCACCGAGTCCGGATGCGAGGCGCTGCATCTCGACCTGGTGCGCGCTCCCTCCGACCTCGACTCCGTGCTGGCGGCGCTGCCGGCAGGAATGAAGCTGTCGCTCGGGATTATCGACGGCCGCAACATCTGGCGCGCGGACCTGGAACAGGCCCACCGCATGGTCCGGCGTGCCGTCGCCACCCTGGGAGCGGAACGAGTGATGATCGCCACATCATGCTCACTGCTGCACGTCCCCGTCGACCTCGATGCCGAGACCAGACTCGATGCGGAGCTGAAGAACTGGATGGCGTTCGCGGCGCAGAAGGTCGCCGAGGTGTGCCTGCTGGCCGATGCCGCGGAACAGGAAGAGCCGCAGGGCGCTCCCTTCGAACAGGCCAGCGCGGCGCTCGCCCGACGGCGGGCGGCTGCAGCCGCCGACAACCCTGCGGTCCGGCATCGGGCGGGCCAGGTGACCGAAGCGATGTCCAGGCGCAGCGCCCCCTTCGCGGAGCGCAGCGCGAAACAGAAGCGACGCTTCGACCTCCCCCTGCTGCCGACCACCACCATCGGCTCCTTCCCCCAGTCCCGGGAGGTGCGCGAAGCGCGTTCCAGGTGGCGCAGCGGCGCGCTCGACAGCGAAGGGTACCAGGACTTCATGCGCACCGAAATCGGACGCTGCATCGAGAAGCAGGAAAATCTCGGGCTGGACGTGCTGGTGCACGGCGAATTCGAGCGTACGGACATGGTGGAGTATTTCGGAGAACAGCTGGATGGCTTCGCCTTCACCCAGAACGGCTGGGTGCAGAGCTACGGGTCGCGCTGCGTCAAGCCCCCGGTTCTCTACGGCGACGTGGCCCGCCCCCGCCCCATGACCGTCGAGTGGAGCACGTTCGCGCAGTCGCTCAGCAAACGCCCCGTGAAGGGGATGCTCACCGGCCCGGTCACCATATTGCAGTGGTCCTTCGTGCGCAACGACCAGCCGCGCTCCGAGACCTGCCGGCAGATCGCCCTCGCGCTGCGGGACGAGGTGGCCGACCTGGAGCAGGCGGGGATCGCCATGATCCAGGTGGACGAGCCCGCCATCCGGGAGGGGCTGCCGCTGCGTCGGCGCGACTGGCCCGAGTACCTGGCATGGGCGGTCGCGGCCTTCTGCCTCTCCACCGCCGGAGTGAGCGACGAGACCCAGATCCACACCCACATGTGCTACTCCGAGTTCGGTGACATCCTCCCCTCCATCGTCGCCATGGACGCGGACGTCCTCTCCATCGAGTCCTCACGCTCACGGATGGAGCTTCTGTCCCACTTCCGGCTGCACGGCTACCCCAACGACGTCGGCCCGGGCATCTACGACATCCACTCGCCGCGCGTTCCCACGGTCGAAGAGATGACCACGCTCCTCGAGCTCGCGGCCGAAGTCCTGCCGGCCGAGCGGCTCTGGGTGAATCCCGACTGCGGCCTTAAAACCCGCGGCTGGCCCGAGATCGAAGCCTCCCTCGGCAACATGGTGCAGGCCGCCAGGGAGATCCGTCGCCGGCTCACCTCCGGCTGA
- a CDS encoding cold-shock protein: MANGTVKWFNDSKGFGFLEQENGDDVFCHFSAISGDGFKSLAEGDSVTFDVVKGPKGLQAANVKRM; encoded by the coding sequence ATGGCAAACGGTACTGTAAAATGGTTTAACGACAGCAAGGGGTTTGGATTTCTGGAGCAGGAGAACGGTGATGATGTATTCTGTCACTTCTCCGCTATCAGCGGCGACGGGTTCAAATCCCTGGCTGAAGGTGATAGCGTGACGTTTGACGTGGTCAAGGGCCCCAAAGGGCTCCAGGCCGCCAACGTCAAAAGGATGTAG
- a CDS encoding DUF3553 domain-containing protein: MSIKRGDVVSHCGASQWGVGKVIEVCPTRVAIHFNDGVIRKIVHSHLGDLQPAEPASFQPVHVDDQKMPQKAALPKVKKSAALPKEKKNTRSKRALI, translated from the coding sequence ATGTCCATCAAACGAGGGGATGTAGTAAGCCACTGCGGAGCCAGCCAGTGGGGCGTCGGCAAGGTCATTGAGGTCTGCCCGACACGGGTGGCGATCCACTTCAACGACGGGGTGATCAGGAAGATCGTCCATTCCCACCTGGGAGACCTGCAGCCGGCGGAACCCGCGTCATTCCAGCCGGTGCACGTGGACGACCAGAAGATGCCGCAAAAGGCGGCTTTACCCAAGGTGAAAAAGAGCGCTGCTTTGCCCAAGGAGAAGAAAAACACGCGGAGCAAACGCGCGTTGATCTGA
- a CDS encoding Lrp/AsnC family transcriptional regulator produces MFDEIDIHILEILQEKARIPNAEVARQVGMAPSAVLERIRKLEERGIIEGYEVRLNPACFHQGLSAFVQVEVDGTDAQTAPALAAIPSVQEVHQVVGPDGFLVKLRTADHTTLARILQQIRPLPGVKSIRTQVVLETVKETRRVDLTEHNGNGRHS; encoded by the coding sequence ATGTTCGACGAAATTGACATACACATACTGGAGATTCTTCAGGAGAAGGCGCGGATCCCCAACGCCGAGGTGGCCAGGCAGGTCGGCATGGCCCCTTCGGCAGTGCTGGAGCGGATCCGCAAGCTCGAGGAACGGGGCATCATCGAAGGGTACGAGGTGAGGCTGAACCCCGCCTGCTTCCACCAGGGGCTCTCCGCCTTCGTGCAGGTCGAAGTGGATGGAACGGACGCGCAGACCGCACCGGCGCTGGCCGCCATCCCTTCCGTGCAGGAGGTGCACCAGGTGGTCGGGCCGGACGGCTTCCTGGTCAAGCTGAGAACCGCCGACCACACCACCCTGGCGAGGATACTGCAGCAGATCAGGCCACTCCCCGGGGTGAAGTCGATCCGCACCCAGGTGGTGCTGGAAACGGTGAAGGAAACCAGAAGGGTCGACCTCACGGAACATAACGGCAACGGCCGTCACAGCTAA
- a CDS encoding tetrathionate reductase family octaheme c-type cytochrome, giving the protein MRKYLLLFLALACASTSDAALKGTHRFITEPFHTGPEVTRECSGCHEKLTKQITQTVHWNWGKKQSLNGKTVDYGKKNALGNSFCLAVPSNLPGCTSCHAGYGWEDSSFDFTKTENIDCLICHDTSGTYKKFALGAGHPVYAGEHKEYPAGKVWEPVDLVLTARSISRPTRAACGNCHFYSGGGENYKHGDLDANLANPTPEFDVHMGAKGLTCESCHKAANHDVKGEAISVSPGSGPRAMGCTDCHKGDLHKIAILNKHMKRVACQTCHIPTYAKGSPTVLSWDWSTAGKDQKTGGDPLRIYDKARGDLVLGKDLTPTLMWYNGTVERVFMGDKIDPSTVVRLSAPRGDRSDPDSRIFPFKVMHAKQPYDLENNIIAVPNIIGPAESDSAYSVKFDWGKAITAGMREAGLPYSGKYGWVETTTVWSLNHMVVPKDKALRCQNCHGENGRIDWKGLGYTKDPRG; this is encoded by the coding sequence ATGAGGAAATACCTGCTGTTATTTCTCGCCTTGGCCTGTGCTTCCACATCGGATGCCGCCCTCAAGGGAACCCACCGCTTCATCACCGAGCCCTTTCATACCGGGCCGGAGGTGACCAGGGAGTGTTCCGGGTGCCATGAGAAGCTGACCAAGCAGATCACCCAGACCGTGCACTGGAACTGGGGCAAAAAGCAGAGCCTGAACGGCAAGACCGTGGACTACGGCAAAAAAAACGCGCTGGGCAACTCCTTCTGCCTTGCCGTTCCCTCCAATCTCCCCGGCTGCACCAGTTGTCATGCCGGCTACGGCTGGGAGGACAGCTCCTTCGACTTCACCAAGACCGAGAACATCGACTGCCTGATCTGCCACGACACCAGTGGCACCTATAAGAAATTCGCGCTCGGGGCGGGACACCCTGTCTACGCCGGCGAGCACAAGGAATATCCTGCCGGCAAGGTATGGGAACCGGTTGACCTGGTCCTCACGGCGCGCTCCATTTCGCGGCCGACGCGGGCCGCCTGCGGCAACTGCCACTTCTACAGCGGCGGCGGGGAAAACTACAAACACGGCGACCTCGATGCCAACCTGGCCAACCCGACCCCCGAATTCGACGTGCACATGGGAGCGAAGGGGCTCACCTGCGAGTCCTGCCACAAGGCGGCCAACCATGACGTCAAAGGGGAGGCCATCTCCGTTTCTCCCGGTTCCGGGCCGCGCGCCATGGGGTGCACCGACTGCCACAAGGGTGATCTGCATAAGATCGCCATTCTCAATAAGCATATGAAAAGGGTCGCCTGCCAGACCTGCCACATCCCGACCTATGCCAAGGGAAGCCCCACCGTGCTTTCCTGGGACTGGTCCACCGCGGGCAAGGACCAAAAGACCGGCGGCGATCCGCTCAGGATTTACGACAAGGCGCGGGGAGACCTCGTACTGGGCAAGGATCTGACCCCGACCCTGATGTGGTACAACGGCACCGTTGAGCGTGTCTTCATGGGCGACAAGATCGATCCCTCGACGGTGGTGCGGCTTTCTGCGCCGCGCGGGGACCGTAGCGACCCCGATTCGAGGATCTTCCCGTTCAAGGTGATGCATGCCAAGCAGCCCTACGACCTGGAAAACAACATCATTGCCGTCCCCAACATCATCGGCCCTGCCGAAAGCGACAGCGCGTATTCCGTCAAGTTCGACTGGGGCAAGGCGATCACCGCGGGTATGAGGGAGGCGGGACTTCCCTACAGCGGCAAGTATGGTTGGGTCGAGACCACCACGGTCTGGTCGCTGAACCATATGGTGGTTCCTAAAGACAAAGCCTTGAGGTGCCAAAACTGTCACGGCGAGAACGGGCGCATCGACTGGAAAGGGCTTGGCTACACCAAGGACCCCCGCGGCTAG
- a CDS encoding cupin domain-containing protein, translated as MKRTMLLLMMLFFSLATVAVAAEKKVAKAAVQQVIMVPGDIQWHAGPPAIPGAQMAVLEGDMTKAGFFVVRLKLPAGTKIAPHFHDKVERVTVISGTVKLAMGVTQDNPTVLPAGSYFAIPPKKAHNAWVDEETVVQIATHGPWSLHAVKGGK; from the coding sequence ATGAAAAGGACAATGCTGTTACTGATGATGCTCTTCTTCTCGTTGGCGACCGTGGCAGTTGCGGCAGAGAAGAAGGTCGCCAAAGCGGCGGTGCAGCAGGTGATCATGGTGCCGGGCGACATACAGTGGCACGCCGGTCCCCCGGCGATACCCGGCGCGCAGATGGCCGTCTTGGAAGGAGATATGACCAAGGCCGGTTTTTTCGTCGTGCGGCTCAAACTCCCCGCCGGGACCAAGATCGCGCCGCACTTCCACGACAAAGTGGAACGGGTGACGGTGATCTCGGGGACCGTGAAGCTCGCCATGGGGGTGACCCAGGACAACCCCACCGTGCTTCCGGCCGGAAGCTACTTCGCGATACCGCCCAAGAAGGCGCATAACGCCTGGGTGGACGAGGAAACCGTCGTGCAGATAGCGACGCACGGCCCCTGGAGCCTGCACGCCGTGAAGGGCGGCAAATAG